A window of the Gossypium arboreum isolate Shixiya-1 chromosome 2, ASM2569848v2, whole genome shotgun sequence genome harbors these coding sequences:
- the LOC108466759 gene encoding cytosolic sulfotransferase 16-like, which translates to MENSNFFATEKELKLDEGYQKTYKNVDELLPTLPRSKGWWLDQLLQYQGFWLSTYGVRGSMLIDDHFNPRPTDIIVATSPKCGTTWLRALVFSIINRNSFDFSDHPLRKANPRDLVQFLEANIRGDGSTASIDGLPSPRLLSTHLPYSLFPECMTDDTSACRFVYICRDPKDVLVSKWHFANKLRPKGVPPLSLEEVFDLFCKGVSHYGPFWDHVLGYWKASLESPKKVLCLKYEDVKKEPLGCVRKVANFLGVPFTPEEENKEIVEEIVKLCSFENMSNQDVNKSDTRSQENPISNSDFFRKGEVGDWVNHLSPQMSEILDQITEQKFQGTGFSFH; encoded by the coding sequence ATGGAGAATTCAAACTTTTTCGCCACTGAGAAAGAATTAAAGCTCGATGAAGGGTACCAAAAGACATACAAAAACGTCGATGAACTGCTGCCCACTCTCCCTCGAAGTAAAGGCTGGTGGTTAGACCAGCTTCTTCAATACCAAGGGTTCTGGTTATCAACTTACGGCGTTCGAGGAAGCATGTTGATCGATGACCACTTCAACCCTCGTCCCACTGACATCATCGTCGCAACATCACCTAAATGCGGCACCACGTGGCTTCGGGCCCTCGTTTTCTCTATTATCAACAGGAATTCTTTTGATTTCAGCGACCATCCTTTGCGCAAGGCAAACCCTCGAGACTTGGTCCAGTTTCTCGAAGCAAATATTCGTGGAGACGGGTCAACTGCTTCCATTGATGGGCTTCCTTCACCTCGGCTTCTCTCGACTCACCTTCCTTACTCTTTGTTTCCAGAATGCATGACCGATGATACCTCGGCTTGCCGTTTCGTTTATATCTGCCGAGACCCCAAGGATGTTTTAGTCTCAAAGTGGCATTTCGCTAACAAGTTGAGACCAAAAGGAGTGCCACCACTTTCACTAGAGGAAGTCTTTGACTTGTTTTGCAAAGGGGTATCGCACTATGGACCGTTTTGGGATCACGTTTTGGGGTATTGGAAAGCTAGTTTGGAATCGCCGAAAAAAGTGTTGTGCTTGAAGTATGAAGATGTGAAGAAGGAGCCTTTGGGGTGTGTGAGGAAAGTGGCGAATTTCTTGGGGGTGCCCTTTACACcagaggaagaaaacaaagagatCGTGGAAGAAATAGTGAAGCTTTGCAGTTTTGAGAATATGAGCAATCAAGATGTCAATAAAAGTGACACCAGAAGTCAGGAAAATCCTATTTCCAATTCTGATTTCTTTAGAAAAGGTGAAGTTGGAGATTGGGTTAACCATTTATCACCTCAAATGTCTGAGATATTGGATCAGATTACAGAACAAAAGTTTCAAGGTACTGGGTTCAGCTTTCACTGA